A single window of Nicotiana sylvestris chromosome 3, ASM39365v2, whole genome shotgun sequence DNA harbors:
- the LOC104250137 gene encoding S-type anion channel SLAH2-like: METSEQIHTEKEASAEGLPSLIRFISSEMDHDFDSIVNDHIKNQTAPAPESHFPSSSIMVSEFAAERESDRIRAVSISMPPSPKKVVFTDDTKDTPDSAFRSKDAGSNGNKKTRFYSQPMPTGTTAASGAPASGELPRNPRISKLKDKRYDSFKTFSGRLERQLSNLRGNKNQETEQESISQPSPELEINIPVDRYFDALEGPELDKLRASEESVLPEDKTWPFLLRFPISSFGIILGVSSQAIMWKALATSATTKFLHISLDVNLVLWCISVALMAIVSFTYALKIIFYFEAVRREYYHPIRVNFFFAPWIALLFLALGLPPTVYQNLPEALWYVLMTPFLCLELKIYGQWMSGGQRRLSKVANPSNHLSVVGNFVGSLLGATMGLKEGAIFFFAVGLAHYTVLFVTLYQRLPTNETLPKDLHPVFFLFVAAPSVASMAWANIQGSFDFGARIAYFIALFLYFSLAVRINFFRGFRFSLAWWAYTFPMTGAAIATIRYSNVVNTVVTKILVVILCTLSTLTVTALLVTTIIHAFVLRDLFPNDISIAISERRPKTHRRWYHHRRAGSTDIDQFLKYADSAEAKDIEAALSSIELTTSATKEVSQD, translated from the exons ATGGAAACAAGTGAACAAATCCATACTGAGAAGGAAGCTTCTGCTGAAGGACTTCCATCACTCATCAGATTCATAAGTTCTGAAATGGATCACGACTTTGATAGTATAGTGAATGACCATATTAAAAATCAGACTGCGCCTGCACCTGAATCTCACTTTCCAAGCTCATCAATTATG GTATCTGAATTTGCTGCTGAGCGAGAGAGTGACAGAATTCGTGCAGTTTCCATTAGCATGCCCCCCTCTCCGAAAAAAGTTGTCTTCACTGATGACACTAAAGATACTCCTGATTCTGCTTTTAGATCAAAAGATGCTGGTAGCAATGGAAATAAGAAAACAAGGTTTTATTCTCAGCCTATGCCAACAGGTACAACTGCAGCCTCTGGAGCTCCTGCAAGCGGCGAACTTCCTAGGAATCCCAGGATTAGCAAGCTAAAGGATAAAAGATATGACAGTTTCAAAACATTTTCTGGTAGGCTTGAGAGACAGTTATCGAATTTGCGCGGAAATAAGAACCAGGAAACAGAACAAGAGTCCATCTCTCAACCCAGTCCTGAACTGGAAATTAATATTCCTGTTGACCGATATTTTGATGCCTTGGAGGGGCCAGAACTTGACAAGCTAAGG GCTTCTGAGGAAAGTGTTCTTCCAGAGGACAAGACATGGCCATTTCTACTTCGTTTCCCTATTTCATCGTTTGGTATCATTCTTGGTGTTAGTAGCCAAGCTATAATGTGGAAAGCGTTGGCCACATCCGCCACGACCAAATTTCTCCACATAAGTTTGGACGTAAACCTTGTTCTCTGGTGCATCTCTGTTGCCCTGATGGCCATTGTCTCTTTCACTTATGCCTTGAAAATCATTTTCTACTTTGAAGCAGTTCGTAGAGAGTACTACCACCCGATACGTGTTAACTTCTTCTTTGCTCCATGGATAGCGCTTCTATTCTTAGCGCTTGGACTTCCACCTACAGTTTATCAAAACCTTCCTGAAGCTTTATGGTATGTACTTATGACCCCATTCTTATGTTTAGAGCTCAAGATCTATGGGCAATGGATGTCCGGAGGTCAAAGAAGGCTCTCAAAGGTGGCCAATCCATCAAATCATCTCTCCGTTGTGGGGAATTTTGTTGGTTCCTTGCTTGGTGCAACCATGGGACTAAAAGAAGGGGCGATTTTCTTCTTTGCTGTTGGATTGGCTCATTACACTGTTCTGTTTGTAACTCTGTACCAAAGACTTCCAACAAATGAGACACTGCCAAAGGATCTTCATCCGGTGTTCTTTCTATTTGTTGCTGCTCCAAGTGTTGCTTCTATGGCATGGGCAAATATTCAAGGGTCCTTTGATTTTGGAGCTCGGATTGCATATTTCATTGCCTTGTTCCTTTATTTCTCACTG GCTGTTCGCATTAATTTCTTCCGAGGCTTCAG GTTTTCATTGGCTTGGTGGGCCTACACTTTTCCGATGACCGGAGCTGCTATTGCCACAATCAGATACTCAAATGTGGTTAACACTGTTGTGACCAAAATCCTGGTTGTCATACTTTGCACTCTTTCTACACTCACAGTGACAGCACTGCTTGTGACAACCATCATTCATGCCTTTGTTCTGAGAGACCTCTTTCCAAATGACATCTCTATTGCAATTAGCGAGAGAAGGCCTAAAACACATCGAAGATGGTATCATCATAGACGAGCTGGCAGCACAGATATTGATCAGTTCCTTAAATATGCAGATTCTGCTGAAGCCAAAGATATCGAAGCAGCTCTTAGTAGCATAGAGTTGACCACCTCTGCTACAAAAGAAGTTAGTCAAGATTGA